The following are encoded together in the Cicer arietinum cultivar CDC Frontier isolate Library 1 chromosome 2, Cicar.CDCFrontier_v2.0, whole genome shotgun sequence genome:
- the LOC101508850 gene encoding pectinesterase inhibitor-like has product MSRFSLIALVFLLCVALSSATKVVDIGTICKKAKDHSFCLKLLKSKPGGASGDLVSLTQYTIGVLRTEITNTINLIKKLSTQSSDRKAKTHYKNCLLNFGESDGALGEVFKAQQLLKSGDYNGVNLHASAIITDVEDCISGDSSGSKPFHDTSVLPKYAGVVTQVSQIILILTNFLRN; this is encoded by the coding sequence atgtCTCGTTTCTCACTGATTGCACTTGTGTTTCTTTTATGTGTTGCTTTGTCATCTGCAACTAAAGTTGTGGATATTGGAACCATTTGCAAGAAAGCAAAAGATCATTCTTTTTGTTTAAAGCTTCTCAAATCAAAACCCGGTGGTGCATCTGGTGATCTCGTTAGTCTTACACAATACACTATTGGTGTCCTTCGTACCGAAATAACCAACACAATCAATCTAATCAAGAAACTAAGTACACAAAGTAGTGATCGCAAAGCAAAAACTCATTACAAGAATTGTTTGTTGAATTTTGGAGAAAGCGATGGAGCCCTTGGTGAGGTTTTCAAAGCTCAACAACTCTTAAAGAGTGGAGATTACAATGGTGTGAATTTGCATGCAAGTGCTATCATTACAGATGTTGAAGATTGTATTTCAGGTGATTCATCGGGTAGTAAACCATTTCATGATACCTCTGTGCTTCCAAAGTATGCTGGTGTTGTCACACAAGTTTctcaaattattcttattttgacaaattttttgCGGAATTAG